In one Methanofastidiosum sp. genomic region, the following are encoded:
- the cas5 gene encoding CRISPR-associated protein Cas5, which yields MKLLKFRLYGSFAHFNQPASNLFKNTYSIIPKPHLLGILGAIVGLRGYINKDTVPEYYERLSDIQIYIYPKNKRDRKFVVTYNSLNSFLNNRKDVSSPNVIIKEQILMDPDYEIGLVLNEENELHNKIIENIKSNKSVFNVYFGKNEFPASIEYISLEDLTNNSQTSVNCQSIFPFELLSNGINKTNFKLEMIPFGFDENFKYIYCLMAVPETIAKICVTNPNDFIVSGDRAYYVF from the coding sequence AAATACTTATTCTATAATTCCTAAACCTCATCTATTGGGAATTCTTGGTGCCATAGTTGGACTTAGGGGATATATAAACAAAGATACAGTTCCAGAATATTATGAAAGATTAAGTGACATCCAGATTTATATATATCCCAAAAATAAAAGAGATCGTAAATTTGTCGTTACATATAACAGCCTAAATAGTTTTCTAAATAATAGAAAAGATGTATCTTCTCCAAATGTGATTATAAAAGAGCAAATATTGATGGATCCAGATTATGAAATTGGATTAGTTTTAAATGAAGAAAATGAACTACATAACAAAATAATAGAAAATATAAAAAGTAATAAATCTGTATTTAATGTCTATTTTGGGAAAAATGAATTTCCTGCAAGTATTGAATATATTTCTTTAGAAGACTTAACAAATAATTCACAAACTTCAGTTAATTGTCAAAGTATATTTCCCTTTGAGTTACTATCTAATGGAATAAATAAAACTAACTTTAAACTAGAGATGATTCCTTTTGGTTTTGATGAAAACTTCAAATATATTTATTGCTTAATGGCCGTACCCGAAACTATAGCAAAAATCTGTGTTACTAATCCTAATGATTTTATTGTTTCGGGAGATCGAGCTTATTATGTTTTTTGA